The following are encoded together in the Anaerostipes caccae L1-92 genome:
- a CDS encoding LytTR family transcriptional regulator DNA-binding domain-containing protein, giving the protein MKLSLEKILYNSASNGTSLLHFECRSDISELLLETLTSLCKDVGAVLQNEGYYDYMTVNSYLKLFAGLSGSDVTLDSAVRTMQLDGFLYCKIKSLTPSQKYRVSLAREIIMDRDILFLQEPVLGTDRDSVQPMIQWIESCGDQGKKVITTSQSLKHVYMLPGRHFFVDEEHAEELPENIFSKQEQSGPYMAEKIPARMGDKILLFDPDEIDYIESMQGKNYLHVRQDRFQCSMTMDELCSKLKKFGFFRSHRSYIVNMQRVSEVMKWTKNSYSLRMKGGEEENIPLSKGRIEELKEYYGF; this is encoded by the coding sequence ATGAAACTCAGTTTGGAAAAAATACTATATAATTCAGCATCAAACGGAACTTCTCTTCTGCATTTTGAATGCCGGAGTGATATCAGTGAACTTTTGCTGGAAACATTGACCAGTCTCTGTAAAGATGTTGGGGCTGTTCTCCAGAATGAAGGATACTATGACTATATGACCGTGAATTCCTATCTCAAATTATTTGCGGGATTATCGGGTTCTGATGTCACACTGGATTCTGCAGTCCGCACCATGCAGCTTGATGGATTTCTTTACTGTAAGATAAAATCGCTGACACCTTCCCAAAAGTACCGAGTTTCATTGGCGAGGGAAATCATTATGGACCGGGATATCTTATTCCTTCAGGAACCTGTCCTCGGGACAGACAGAGATTCTGTACAGCCGATGATACAGTGGATCGAATCGTGTGGTGATCAGGGGAAAAAGGTTATTACTACTTCTCAGTCTTTAAAACATGTGTATATGCTTCCGGGAAGGCATTTTTTTGTGGATGAGGAGCATGCGGAAGAACTGCCGGAAAATATTTTTTCGAAACAAGAACAGAGCGGGCCTTATATGGCGGAAAAGATTCCGGCCAGGATGGGTGATAAAATCCTGCTTTTTGATCCGGACGAGATCGATTATATTGAAAGCATGCAGGGAAAAAATTATCTGCACGTCAGACAGGACAGGTTCCAGTGTTCTATGACTATGGACGAACTCTGCAGCAAGCTGAAGAAATTTGGTTTTTTCAGGAGTCACCGTTCTTATATCGTCAACATGCAGAGAGTTTCGGAAGTTATGAAATGGACAAAAAATTCTTATTCCCTCAGGATGAAAGGCGGGGAAGAGGAAAATATCCCTCTCAGCAAAGGAAGGATTGAAGAATTGAAGGAATATTATGGATTTTAG
- a CDS encoding ABC transporter ATP-binding protein, which yields MNQDCITMEHVGISFQKKMALDDVNIRVSEGEIFGFLGPSGAGKTTTIKLLSAQLRQDCGQISVMGMEPFEDVSRLYQNIGILSDNSGFYEKMSVEENLKIFSEIYRLPKTRIPEVLDQLHLTEDGKKKAEKLSRGMKQRLLFARAILHKPKLLFLDEPTANLDPSTSEDVHDIIKQLNRDGTTVFLTTHDMEEADELCSRVAFLNEGVIKEVGVPEELKIKYAKDRVKILYTDGTVKEIPKDKTAIAEELLSADKEVVTIHSVEPDLKTIFLDLTGRELA from the coding sequence ATGAATCAAGACTGCATAACAATGGAACATGTCGGCATTTCATTTCAGAAGAAAATGGCATTGGACGATGTGAATATCCGGGTATCGGAGGGAGAAATCTTTGGTTTTTTAGGGCCCAGCGGAGCCGGAAAAACAACGACGATCAAATTATTGAGTGCACAGCTTCGCCAGGACTGCGGTCAGATCTCTGTCATGGGAATGGAACCGTTTGAAGATGTCAGCAGGCTGTATCAGAACATCGGAATTTTATCCGACAACAGCGGCTTTTATGAAAAAATGTCTGTGGAGGAAAACCTTAAAATATTTTCTGAGATTTACAGGCTTCCGAAAACAAGAATTCCGGAGGTGCTTGATCAGCTTCATTTAACCGAGGACGGGAAGAAAAAGGCGGAGAAACTCTCAAGAGGAATGAAACAGAGGCTTTTGTTCGCCAGGGCGATCTTACATAAACCAAAGCTGCTCTTTTTGGATGAACCTACGGCCAATCTGGACCCATCTACAAGTGAGGATGTACACGATATCATCAAACAGCTGAACCGGGACGGAACGACTGTTTTTCTTACGACTCATGATATGGAGGAAGCAGACGAACTCTGCAGCAGAGTGGCATTCTTAAACGAAGGGGTCATCAAAGAGGTCGGAGTACCGGAAGAACTGAAGATCAAATATGCAAAAGACAGGGTGAAGATCCTTTACACGGACGGAACTGTAAAAGAAATTCCCAAGGATAAAACGGCTATAGCAGAGGAACTTTTAAGTGCAGACAAAGAGGTTGTGACGATCCATTCAGTGGAACCCGACTTGAAAACGATATTCTTGGACTTGACGGGGAGGGAATTAGCATGA
- a CDS encoding ABC transporter permease, which yields MKLRARIIKALMKKDFRMLAGNKNTFFILLLPILFCVLYTKVLPIGKETGMLYPLLLCEVLNLICAPISLLSMMVAEEKEKNTLRTLIMSDVRAMEFLASKMFVVLLLMEVISVANYLLVGLDMKFFAGYMLISTLASVGILFLGAAVGILSENQMSTGTISTPLMLLLMLPPMFAGMNKVLEKIAFCLPTNAFMEIMNGEYQNKAAFLSGANMKHYAVCLVWIVIGIAVFNIVYKKRGVDSQ from the coding sequence ATGAAATTAAGAGCGAGAATCATAAAAGCACTGATGAAAAAGGATTTCCGGATGCTTGCGGGCAATAAAAATACTTTTTTTATTTTACTGCTTCCGATCTTATTCTGTGTCCTTTACACAAAGGTACTGCCGATCGGAAAAGAGACGGGGATGTTATACCCCCTGCTTCTCTGTGAGGTGCTGAATCTGATCTGTGCGCCGATCTCACTGCTGAGCATGATGGTGGCGGAGGAAAAAGAGAAAAATACCCTGCGGACTTTGATCATGTCCGATGTCAGGGCTATGGAGTTTCTGGCCAGCAAGATGTTTGTTGTACTTTTATTGATGGAAGTGATCTCCGTGGCGAATTATCTGCTGGTGGGACTTGATATGAAGTTTTTTGCGGGTTATATGCTCATCTCCACTTTGGCTTCGGTCGGTATCCTGTTTTTAGGTGCAGCTGTGGGAATTTTGTCTGAAAATCAGATGTCAACCGGAACGATTTCCACACCGCTGATGCTTCTGCTGATGCTGCCGCCGATGTTTGCCGGAATGAACAAGGTACTGGAAAAGATAGCATTTTGTCTTCCCACAAACGCCTTTATGGAGATTATGAACGGAGAATACCAAAATAAAGCTGCCTTTCTTTCCGGAGCCAATATGAAACACTATGCGGTCTGCCTTGTATGGATCGTTATAGGCATTGCGGTGTTTAATATCGTCTACAAGAAAAGAGGGGTAGACAGCCAATAG
- a CDS encoding secondary thiamine-phosphate synthase enzyme YjbQ, with translation MKQTFFEHHLNHTGREDMIKITSFLKEDLRISGIRDGIAVIHSPHTTAGITVNENADPDVVHDMLFGLDKVYPLHDKNYRHAEGNSNAHLKTSTVGPSQTIIISDGKPVLGIWQDIYFCEFDGPRNRRFYIKIVEC, from the coding sequence ATGAAACAGACTTTTTTTGAACATCATTTAAATCACACCGGACGGGAAGATATGATTAAAATCACTTCCTTCCTGAAAGAAGACCTGAGAATTTCTGGGATCAGAGACGGCATCGCCGTCATCCATTCTCCCCACACGACGGCAGGGATCACAGTCAATGAAAATGCGGACCCGGATGTGGTCCACGATATGCTCTTCGGGCTTGACAAGGTATATCCACTGCATGACAAAAATTACCGCCACGCAGAGGGTAACTCCAATGCCCACCTGAAGACATCAACCGTCGGCCCGTCACAGACAATCATCATCTCTGACGGAAAACCGGTACTCGGAATCTGGCAGGACATCTACTTCTGCGAATTCGACGGACCCAGAAACCGGAGATTCTATATAAAAATTGTTGAGTGTTAA
- a CDS encoding InlB B-repeat-containing protein → MRNYKKYITVWAMALTMAAASVPVSAAPKEGGRTEDIQEDIGQRETFQVRFDGAGGTVREAVRQMEAGELISEPETPVRDGYVFKGWSDQSGGQTGYWNFSADEMPEKDLTLTAVWEKEYTLDRSQVTVAVSAQAKVGVRESSSPRAVWKSGDERIATVDSSGNVRGKAAGRTYVQAVVGSQVVTAGVQVTNPYLSKSSGTVAKNRTAKIPIRGLSSTSQTSVSVSGSRAKAYIQDDQLVIYPKKKGITKFYVKIDGKQKTYKAEVTSYKAVKAIAKAKKAKGCRYSQPRRMRKGYYDCSSLIWRCYKPYGIHFGSRSYAPVAASEAKYMKRHKKVVSYKRVKAKKLLPGDVIFYSYTRNGRYRNISHVALYIGNGRIIHAANRRVGVVEAKYKYTKCIKMIARPAK, encoded by the coding sequence TTGAGGAACTATAAAAAATATATCACAGTCTGGGCCATGGCATTGACTATGGCAGCAGCATCTGTGCCGGTTTCAGCGGCACCAAAAGAGGGCGGCAGAACAGAAGATATTCAGGAAGATATAGGGCAGAGAGAGACATTTCAGGTCAGGTTTGACGGAGCGGGCGGCACGGTGAGAGAGGCCGTGCGTCAGATGGAAGCAGGAGAACTTATTTCTGAGCCGGAGACACCTGTCAGGGACGGATATGTATTTAAGGGCTGGAGTGATCAGAGCGGAGGACAGACGGGATACTGGAATTTCAGCGCCGATGAGATGCCTGAAAAAGATCTGACCCTCACGGCTGTGTGGGAAAAGGAATATACGCTTGACCGTTCACAGGTGACTGTGGCAGTCTCTGCACAGGCAAAGGTGGGAGTCAGAGAATCTTCGTCTCCCAGGGCTGTGTGGAAGTCAGGTGACGAACGCATCGCAACTGTGGACAGCAGCGGAAATGTAAGAGGAAAAGCGGCGGGAAGGACTTATGTACAGGCCGTAGTGGGCAGCCAGGTCGTGACAGCAGGCGTACAGGTTACAAATCCATATCTGTCAAAAAGCAGCGGAACTGTGGCAAAGAACCGGACTGCGAAAATACCGATCAGGGGGCTGAGTTCTACCAGCCAGACATCTGTCTCTGTGAGCGGCAGCAGGGCGAAAGCTTATATTCAGGACGATCAGCTGGTTATATATCCAAAAAAGAAAGGCATAACCAAGTTTTATGTCAAGATAGACGGAAAACAGAAAACCTATAAGGCGGAGGTCACTTCCTATAAGGCGGTCAAAGCCATCGCGAAGGCAAAAAAAGCGAAGGGATGCCGATACAGCCAGCCAAGGAGAATGAGGAAGGGATATTATGACTGCAGTTCTCTGATCTGGCGCTGCTACAAGCCGTACGGCATACATTTCGGAAGCCGTTCTTACGCTCCGGTGGCGGCCAGTGAAGCCAAGTACATGAAGCGCCATAAAAAAGTCGTTTCTTATAAGAGGGTGAAGGCCAAAAAGCTTCTCCCGGGAGATGTGATCTTTTATTCCTACACAAGAAACGGGCGGTACCGGAATATTTCCCACGTGGCTTTGTACATAGGAAACGGCAGAATCATCCATGCGGCCAACCGAAGAGTAGGGGTTGTGGAGGCAAAATATAAGTACACCAAGTGCATCAAAATGATTGCACGTCCGGCTAAATAA
- the srtB gene encoding class B sortase has translation MKKVISNLLLAVCIVVFLFSGWKLVGYYLEYKKADDEYDKIAQEVVKTKGKERIIDFEKLRKINPDTIGWVYAKGTNIDYPVVLGKDNDYYLHTTFEGTKNSSGAVFMDSHGDKDFRAEHNIIYGHHMRNGSMFADLMEFREQSFIKKQDTITLYTPSGKKDLKVVASYARKADKLIPITFGDRKDMKKYLEEILSMSDIQSRIPKKTVMKTKKLYTFVTCSYEQEDNRTFVHAIESKD, from the coding sequence ATGAAAAAAGTAATATCTAATCTTCTTTTGGCTGTGTGCATCGTCGTCTTTTTATTCAGCGGATGGAAACTCGTGGGGTATTATCTGGAATATAAGAAGGCAGATGATGAATATGATAAGATAGCACAGGAAGTGGTCAAAACAAAAGGGAAAGAACGAATCATTGATTTTGAGAAACTCAGGAAGATCAATCCGGATACCATCGGCTGGGTCTATGCCAAGGGAACCAATATCGATTACCCGGTCGTCCTTGGGAAGGATAACGATTATTACCTGCACACCACGTTTGAGGGGACAAAAAACAGCTCCGGAGCAGTCTTTATGGACAGCCACGGGGATAAGGATTTCCGCGCGGAGCACAATATTATATACGGGCACCATATGAGAAACGGATCGATGTTTGCAGACCTTATGGAGTTCCGCGAGCAGAGCTTTATCAAAAAACAGGATACGATCACCCTGTATACTCCGAGTGGGAAGAAGGATCTGAAGGTCGTTGCTTCTTACGCAAGAAAGGCCGACAAGCTGATTCCGATCACATTTGGGGACAGGAAGGACATGAAGAAATATCTGGAGGAGATTTTGTCCATGAGTGATATCCAGTCCAGGATACCGAAGAAGACTGTGATGAAAACAAAGAAACTGTATACGTTTGTCACATGCAGTTATGAACAGGAAGATAACCGTACGTTTGTACATGCGATTGAGAGCAAAGATTAA
- a CDS encoding glycoside hydrolase family 25 protein: MFKFTRKNKRELAVICTFLFIVTFIFIWIIQNIGLPIETKVENGHIKVIDVSKYNHKVNWKKVKDSQINHAVLKIGSGAGKKKKGTEDPMFISNYRNAKISSIHCGVYYYSYAKDAKAAVKEAKHCISLLKKHDIDPEDLKLPVVFDIEEEEVMKTGKKNVTALTRAFCEEIKRAGYVPMVYSNAYFLKHYFDYEGIKAYKLWVAHYTKEEEPDIPFQYHMWQFTDQASVPGANTESGHCDLNYYLTDKEGNLL; the protein is encoded by the coding sequence ATGTTCAAATTTACAAGGAAAAATAAAAGGGAACTTGCAGTGATCTGCACGTTTCTTTTTATTGTCACTTTTATTTTTATATGGATCATCCAAAATATCGGGCTGCCGATCGAGACGAAAGTCGAAAACGGCCATATCAAGGTGATCGATGTTTCAAAATATAACCATAAAGTCAACTGGAAGAAAGTAAAGGACAGCCAGATCAACCACGCTGTCTTAAAGATCGGCTCCGGTGCGGGAAAAAAGAAAAAGGGCACAGAAGATCCAATGTTTATTTCCAATTACCGGAACGCAAAGATCTCATCCATTCACTGCGGAGTTTATTATTATTCTTATGCCAAAGACGCGAAAGCGGCAGTGAAAGAGGCAAAACACTGTATTTCCCTGCTGAAAAAGCATGATATTGACCCGGAAGATCTGAAGCTTCCAGTGGTATTTGACATTGAGGAAGAGGAAGTCATGAAAACCGGAAAAAAGAATGTGACGGCGCTGACAAGAGCTTTCTGTGAAGAGATCAAACGGGCGGGTTACGTGCCCATGGTCTATTCCAACGCTTACTTTTTGAAACACTATTTTGATTATGAAGGCATTAAAGCATATAAACTGTGGGTGGCCCATTACACGAAAGAAGAGGAGCCGGATATTCCATTTCAATACCACATGTGGCAGTTTACGGATCAGGCTTCTGTTCCCGGGGCAAACACGGAAAGCGGCCACTGCGATCTGAATTACTATTTAACAGATAAGGAAGGAAACCTGTTATGA
- a CDS encoding ketopantoate reductase family protein, which translates to MREIKKAALIGLGAIGGFAAPGICKALGSENFCVIAGGERRKRLERDGVIINGKQWKFQTAEPSWEREPADLVILSVKYTALDQAIKDIRNQVGEHTVIMSLLNGVESEERIKAAYPDNEVLYSVIRVPALHHGNEISFPEGSGKISFGHAYNDTWSETVCSVREVFEKGGISYEVPKDMLRNMWHKFMTNVSENQSAAILRVPYGIWTISEDANELREQAAREVIAIAGKKGIHLTEEDLMEHRTYFEGAPFYGKPSTLQDIEAGRKTEVEMFAGAVIRMGKELGIPTPYNQMFYHCIKTLETWNDHQKDHK; encoded by the coding sequence ATGAGAGAAATCAAAAAAGCGGCATTGATAGGACTTGGGGCGATCGGAGGATTCGCGGCACCGGGGATTTGCAAAGCGCTGGGCAGTGAAAATTTCTGCGTCATCGCGGGAGGAGAGCGCAGAAAGCGTCTGGAAAGAGACGGAGTTATCATTAACGGAAAACAATGGAAATTCCAGACGGCCGAGCCCTCATGGGAGAGAGAGCCGGCGGATCTTGTTATTTTGAGTGTGAAATATACGGCCCTTGACCAGGCCATCAAAGATATCAGGAATCAGGTAGGGGAACACACTGTCATCATGTCTCTGCTGAACGGAGTGGAAAGTGAGGAGAGGATCAAAGCCGCCTACCCTGATAATGAAGTATTATATTCGGTGATACGGGTTCCGGCCCTCCACCATGGAAATGAAATTTCCTTTCCGGAGGGTTCCGGCAAAATTTCTTTCGGCCATGCGTATAATGATACATGGTCGGAGACCGTGTGTTCTGTGAGGGAGGTATTTGAAAAGGGAGGTATTTCATATGAAGTGCCCAAAGATATGCTGAGGAATATGTGGCATAAGTTTATGACGAATGTCAGCGAGAATCAGAGCGCTGCCATTCTCCGTGTCCCCTACGGCATCTGGACCATCAGTGAAGACGCCAATGAGCTGAGGGAGCAGGCGGCCAGGGAAGTCATCGCTATTGCCGGAAAGAAAGGTATTCATCTGACAGAGGAAGATCTTATGGAACACAGGACCTATTTTGAGGGCGCTCCGTTTTACGGGAAACCTTCGACTCTTCAGGACATCGAGGCCGGAAGGAAGACGGAGGTGGAGATGTTTGCAGGAGCGGTCATAAGAATGGGAAAGGAGCTGGGTATCCCAACTCCTTATAATCAAATGTTTTATCACTGTATCAAGACCCTGGAAACGTGGAATGACCACCAAAAGGATCACAAATAA
- a CDS encoding CPBP family intramembrane glutamic endopeptidase: MKYFKTPGCFCLMYLFVYFFISPLLQFAVQDRYLFMIVFYLVLLGLGIGYLKLCREDVKKRLHLKPLRPAAALLSVLLAFTILPFISLINNVSQLIFRDFITSSVSTASQNPWLSILALSVLPGIVEEVLFRGVLYSGLRKARPIKGILLTALFFGIAHMNFNQFSYAFVLGLVLGLLLEASDSIYSCMLLHAAFNGVSVITSIIYGLTGNSSLMNQTVSTAQRLQAIAVLIPVSIAFLVLSVLILIAISRLCGRSGYLKTWLNKDIRRSWPNEKAAGISYYAALIISFGYAVLLELVSYASSYL, encoded by the coding sequence ATGAAATATTTTAAGACACCGGGCTGTTTCTGCCTGATGTATCTGTTTGTGTACTTTTTTATTTCCCCTCTGCTGCAGTTTGCAGTACAGGACCGATACTTGTTTATGATCGTGTTTTATCTGGTGCTGCTCGGACTTGGCATCGGTTATCTGAAGCTTTGCAGAGAAGATGTAAAAAAGAGACTTCATCTGAAGCCTCTGAGACCGGCGGCTGCTTTGCTTTCCGTCCTTTTGGCGTTTACAATCCTGCCTTTTATCAGCCTGATCAACAATGTAAGCCAGCTGATTTTCCGGGATTTCATTACTTCCAGTGTGTCCACGGCCTCACAGAATCCCTGGCTGTCTATCCTGGCGCTGTCTGTACTTCCGGGGATCGTGGAGGAAGTGCTGTTCCGAGGCGTTCTTTATTCCGGTCTTCGGAAAGCTCGTCCCATCAAAGGAATCCTGCTGACCGCATTGTTTTTCGGCATCGCACACATGAATTTTAATCAGTTCAGCTATGCCTTTGTCCTGGGACTGGTCCTGGGTCTGCTTCTGGAGGCCTCCGACAGTATTTATTCCTGTATGCTGCTCCACGCCGCATTTAACGGCGTCAGCGTCATAACCAGCATCATCTACGGACTGACCGGCAATTCTTCGCTTATGAACCAGACCGTATCCACGGCCCAGAGGCTTCAGGCCATCGCAGTCCTGATTCCTGTAAGCATTGCTTTTCTGGTGCTGAGTGTTCTGATCCTCATAGCCATTTCCCGCCTGTGCGGCCGTTCCGGCTATCTGAAGACGTGGCTTAACAAGGATATCCGCCGAAGCTGGCCAAATGAAAAAGCCGCCGGTATCTCCTACTATGCGGCTTTGATCATCAGTTTCGGATATGCGGTTTTACTGGAACTTGTATCCTATGCGTCATCTTATTTGTGA
- a CDS encoding S1 RNA-binding domain-containing protein, with amino-acid sequence MIKLGENQELYIVKFADFGAYLNDEEGVTEQSILLPKKQVPEGAQVGDRISVFVYKDSKDRPIATTSHPLITMGHLAVLKVKEITDIGAFLDWGLEKDLFLPFKEQTSKIRPDHSYLVRLYIDKSRRLCASMKIYQALSSEHDYEKDDWVTGTVYSINPEIGTFVAVDDQYFGLIPLSECHIRLSVGDSVNVRVVRVREDGKLDLSPREKAYLQMDADSELVMETIKSYDGVLPFTDKASPAMIDKELGLSKNAFKRAVGRLLKQNKIEITGGTIRAK; translated from the coding sequence ATGATTAAATTAGGAGAAAACCAAGAACTTTATATTGTAAAATTTGCCGATTTCGGCGCATATTTAAATGATGAGGAAGGTGTGACAGAGCAGAGCATCCTTCTGCCCAAAAAACAGGTTCCGGAGGGAGCCCAAGTCGGAGACCGCATATCCGTCTTCGTCTACAAGGATTCAAAAGACCGTCCGATCGCCACGACTTCCCATCCTCTCATTACGATGGGACATCTGGCTGTCCTCAAAGTCAAAGAAATCACAGATATCGGCGCGTTTCTGGACTGGGGACTGGAAAAAGACCTGTTCCTCCCGTTTAAAGAGCAGACCTCCAAGATCCGGCCGGATCATTCTTATCTGGTCAGGCTCTATATCGACAAAAGCCGGCGTCTCTGTGCTTCCATGAAGATTTATCAGGCACTGAGCAGTGAACATGACTATGAGAAGGATGACTGGGTGACAGGCACCGTATACAGCATCAACCCTGAGATCGGTACGTTTGTGGCCGTAGATGACCAGTATTTCGGCCTGATCCCGCTCAGCGAATGCCACATCAGACTTTCTGTGGGGGACTCTGTAAATGTCCGGGTAGTCCGCGTCCGGGAAGACGGCAAACTGGATCTTTCCCCGAGAGAGAAAGCATATCTTCAGATGGATGCAGACAGCGAACTGGTCATGGAAACGATCAAAAGCTACGACGGGGTACTCCCATTCACCGACAAGGCGAGTCCTGCCATGATCGACAAAGAGCTGGGCCTCAGCAAAAATGCCTTTAAGCGGGCCGTCGGACGATTACTAAAGCAGAATAAAATCGAGATCACCGGCGGAACCATTCGTGCAAAATAA
- a CDS encoding MazG family protein produces the protein MQEKEYYTIEDFIQVVKELRGENGCPWDKKQTHESLIPCLVEESGEVVEAIEHHDMQNLEEELGDVLLQVVMHARIAEERGDFNFSDVVDGVCRKMIRRHPHVFGNETFSTREEQLSSWRKIKELEKIEKKRKARELAENKE, from the coding sequence ATGCAGGAAAAAGAATACTATACAATCGAAGATTTTATCCAGGTAGTAAAAGAACTGCGGGGAGAAAACGGATGCCCGTGGGATAAAAAGCAGACACATGAATCCCTGATTCCCTGTCTTGTGGAGGAGAGCGGGGAAGTGGTGGAAGCCATAGAACATCATGACATGCAGAATCTGGAGGAGGAGCTTGGAGACGTTCTCCTTCAGGTGGTGATGCATGCAAGGATTGCCGAGGAACGGGGAGATTTCAATTTTTCGGATGTGGTGGACGGAGTGTGCAGGAAAATGATTCGAAGGCATCCTCACGTGTTTGGAAATGAGACATTTTCCACTCGGGAGGAACAATTATCCAGCTGGAGGAAGATTAAGGAATTAGAAAAGATAGAAAAGAAGCGCAAAGCCCGTGAATTGGCTGAAAATAAGGAATAA
- a CDS encoding HU family DNA-binding protein translates to MNKTELVAAIASKTELSKKDAEKALKAFTDVIAEELKKGEKIQLVGFGTFEVSERAAREGRNPRSGEVMNIPASKAPKFKAGKALKDIVNEK, encoded by the coding sequence ATGAACAAAACAGAATTAGTTGCGGCTATCGCAAGCAAGACTGAATTATCTAAAAAAGATGCAGAAAAAGCTTTAAAAGCTTTCACAGATGTCATTGCAGAAGAATTAAAGAAGGGTGAGAAAATTCAGTTAGTTGGTTTCGGAACTTTTGAAGTTTCTGAGAGAGCTGCAAGAGAAGGAAGAAACCCAAGAAGCGGTGAAGTGATGAACATTCCTGCATCTAAAGCTCCAAAGTTCAAAGCCGGAAAAGCTCTGAAAGATATCGTAAACGAAAAATAA
- a CDS encoding RNA-binding S4 domain-containing protein codes for MRLDKFLKVSRLIKRRTVANEACSAGRVTVNGKTAKAGTDVKPGDEIRIQFGNKEAAVEVLRVEETVKKDQAAELYKYI; via the coding sequence ATGAGACTAGACAAATTTCTGAAAGTATCCAGGCTGATCAAACGCCGGACCGTTGCCAACGAAGCGTGCAGCGCCGGGAGAGTGACCGTCAACGGCAAAACTGCCAAAGCCGGGACAGATGTAAAACCGGGGGACGAGATCCGCATCCAGTTCGGGAATAAAGAGGCGGCCGTGGAAGTCCTCCGGGTGGAAGAAACCGTAAAAAAAGACCAGGCGGCAGAATTATACAAATACATTTGA
- the yabP gene encoding sporulation protein YabP — protein MIEDRQPMKTHKVDLLNRSLGVITGVRDVVSFDLNEIILDTEQGLLMIKGFNLHVKKLLVEKGEVEIDGKVDSFLYSDVDDHNGGKKEGLLGRLLK, from the coding sequence ATGATAGAAGATAGACAACCTATGAAAACACATAAAGTGGATCTGCTGAACCGCTCTCTGGGTGTCATTACGGGAGTGAGGGATGTAGTGTCCTTCGACCTGAATGAGATCATACTCGATACGGAACAGGGACTCCTGATGATCAAGGGGTTTAACCTGCATGTGAAAAAGCTTTTGGTGGAAAAAGGCGAGGTGGAGATTGACGGCAAAGTTGACAGTTTCCTGTATTCAGATGTGGATGACCATAACGGAGGCAAAAAAGAAGGGCTGCTCGGAAGGCTGTTAAAATAA
- the yabQ gene encoding spore cortex biosynthesis protein YabQ: MQEAVLGQLYFFLGAVWFGACLLLVYDGIRSFRIVFRHKLWIVSVEDVLYWIFVGFLCFRFLCWYNWGELRGFFFLGLIIGMAVYYMLISPKVLEGLVFLLHNIRRVFGKIFRIIRHPFAKAGINMRWRLKQERKNVKIALMRKGHKRGETHGEKDKQL; this comes from the coding sequence ATGCAGGAAGCAGTGTTAGGCCAGCTTTATTTCTTCCTGGGGGCTGTCTGGTTCGGGGCATGCCTGCTCCTTGTCTATGACGGCATCAGGAGTTTCCGCATCGTATTCCGGCACAAATTATGGATCGTATCAGTGGAGGATGTGCTCTACTGGATTTTTGTGGGCTTCTTGTGTTTTCGGTTTCTCTGCTGGTATAATTGGGGAGAGCTCCGCGGATTTTTCTTTTTAGGACTGATCATCGGCATGGCGGTCTATTATATGCTCATCAGCCCGAAGGTATTAGAAGGCCTTGTGTTTTTATTACATAATATCAGAAGGGTTTTTGGGAAAATATTTCGTATTATCCGCCATCCCTTTGCAAAAGCGGGAATAAATATGAGATGGAGATTGAAACAGGAGAGAAAAAACGTTAAAATAGCCTTAATGAGGAAGGGGCACAAAAGAGGTGAGACACATGGGGAGAAAGATAAGCAGTTATAA